A single genomic interval of Pseudomonas sp. FeN3W harbors:
- the phnE gene encoding phosphonate ABC transporter, permease protein PhnE produces the protein MTTLSTTPPLAGNDKRSWLRLLGWGLCLAVLAWSWQGAEMNPLLLIRDSANMATFAADFFPPDFSNWQLYLKEMVTTVHIALWGTLLAIVCAIPLGILSSENIVPWWVYQPVRRLMDACRSINEMVFAMLFVVAVGLGPFAGVLALWISTTGVLAKLFAEAVEAIEPGPVEGVRATGASALQEVIFGVIPQVLPLWISYSLYRFESNVRSATVVGMVGAGGIGVILWEAIRGFQFGQTAALLLIIIAVVSLIDLLSQRLRKLFI, from the coding sequence ATGACCACTCTGAGCACCACACCGCCTCTGGCGGGCAACGACAAGCGCAGCTGGCTGCGCCTGCTCGGCTGGGGCCTGTGCCTGGCCGTGCTGGCCTGGTCCTGGCAGGGCGCGGAGATGAATCCGCTGCTGCTGATCCGCGACAGCGCCAACATGGCGACCTTTGCCGCCGACTTCTTCCCGCCGGACTTCAGCAACTGGCAGCTGTACCTCAAGGAGATGGTCACCACGGTGCACATCGCCCTGTGGGGCACCCTGCTGGCGATCGTCTGCGCCATTCCGCTCGGGATTCTCAGCTCCGAGAACATCGTGCCCTGGTGGGTCTACCAGCCGGTGCGCCGGCTGATGGACGCCTGCCGGTCGATCAACGAGATGGTCTTCGCCATGCTCTTCGTCGTCGCCGTGGGCCTGGGCCCCTTCGCCGGCGTGCTGGCGCTGTGGATCAGCACCACCGGCGTGCTCGCCAAGCTGTTCGCCGAGGCGGTGGAAGCCATCGAGCCGGGGCCGGTGGAAGGCGTGCGCGCCACCGGCGCCAGTGCGCTGCAGGAAGTCATCTTCGGGGTGATTCCGCAGGTGCTGCCGCTGTGGATTTCCTACTCGTTGTACCGCTTCGAATCCAACGTGCGCTCGGCCACGGTGGTCGGCATGGTCGGCGCCGGCGGTATCGGCGTGATCCTCTGGGAAGCCATCCGCGGCTTCCAGTTCGGCCAGACCGCCGCCCTGCTGCTGATCATCATCGCCGTGGTGAGCCTGATCGACCTGCTCTCCCAACGTCTGCGCAAACTTTTCATCTGA
- the phnD gene encoding phosphonate ABC transporter substrate-binding protein, producing MLKRFSRALAASTLLAGAMFGTAQAAETITFGIISTESSQNLRSVWEPFLADMSKQTGYEVKAFFAPDYAGVIQGMRFDKVDLAWYGNKSAMEAVDRAGGEIFAQTVAANGSPGYYSHLIVHKDSALNSVEDVLKSAKSLTFANGDPNSTSGYLVPGYYVFAKNKVDAGQAFKRSLNGSHEVNALSVANKQVDVGTFNSEGMERLEITAPDKAAQLKIVWTSPLIPADPLVWRKSLSDEQKNRLREFFMSYGAKPAEKEILANLQWAPFRASDNDQLLPIRQLELFKKRSEVAADSKLSDSDRQAQLQGIDQELAKLEQRMAEREQKSAAAKAS from the coding sequence ATGTTGAAACGCTTCAGCCGCGCCCTCGCCGCCTCCACGCTGCTCGCCGGTGCGATGTTCGGCACCGCGCAGGCCGCCGAGACCATCACCTTCGGCATCATCTCCACCGAGTCCTCGCAGAACCTGCGCAGCGTCTGGGAACCCTTCCTCGCCGACATGAGCAAGCAGACCGGCTACGAGGTGAAGGCCTTCTTCGCCCCGGACTACGCCGGGGTGATCCAGGGCATGCGCTTCGACAAGGTCGATCTGGCCTGGTACGGCAACAAGTCGGCGATGGAAGCGGTGGATCGCGCCGGCGGTGAAATCTTCGCTCAGACGGTCGCCGCCAACGGCAGCCCGGGCTACTACAGCCATCTAATCGTGCACAAGGACAGCGCCCTGAATTCGGTCGAGGACGTGCTGAAGAGCGCCAAGAGCCTGACCTTCGCCAACGGCGACCCGAACTCCACCTCCGGCTACCTGGTGCCCGGCTATTACGTATTCGCCAAGAACAAGGTCGACGCCGGCCAGGCTTTCAAACGCAGCCTCAACGGCAGTCATGAGGTGAACGCGCTGTCTGTGGCGAACAAGCAGGTCGATGTCGGCACCTTCAACAGCGAAGGCATGGAGCGCCTTGAGATCACCGCGCCGGACAAGGCGGCGCAACTGAAGATCGTCTGGACCTCGCCGTTGATCCCGGCCGACCCGCTGGTGTGGCGCAAGAGCCTGAGCGACGAGCAGAAGAACAGGCTGCGCGAGTTCTTCATGAGCTACGGCGCCAAGCCGGCCGAGAAGGAAATTCTCGCCAACCTGCAGTGGGCGCCGTTCCGCGCTTCCGACAACGACCAGCTGCTGCCGATCCGCCAGCTGGAGTTGTTCAAGAAGCGCAGCGAAGTCGCCGCCGACAGCAAGCTCTCCGACAGCGACCGCCAGGCGCAGCTGCAGGGCATCGACCAGGAGCTGGCCAAGCTGGAGCAGCGCATGGCCGAGCGCGAGCAGAAGAGCGCCGCCGCCAAGGCCAGCTGA
- the phnH gene encoding phosphonate C-P lyase system protein PhnH, which translates to MNRAPSDLLQAAFADPVLDAQKSFRAALKSLAEPGTRQPLVSVAAIDHLQAASYALCLSLLDNDTPLWLAPAFDTPAIRANLAFHCGCPIVEAREEAMFALLDAAALDDLSGFYNGSERYPDQSCTLLIQLDRLDRGPALSWQGPGIDGSRLVGLPLKPAFWQQRAARNDFPRGLDALFCADGEVLGLPRSTRIGDSLQEVA; encoded by the coding sequence ATGAATCGCGCCCCATCCGACCTATTGCAGGCCGCCTTCGCCGACCCGGTGCTGGATGCACAGAAGAGCTTTCGCGCCGCGCTCAAGTCCCTGGCCGAGCCGGGCACGCGCCAGCCGCTGGTCAGCGTCGCCGCCATCGACCATCTGCAGGCCGCCAGCTACGCGCTGTGCCTGAGCCTGCTGGATAACGACACACCACTGTGGCTGGCGCCGGCCTTCGATACCCCGGCGATTCGCGCCAACCTGGCCTTCCACTGCGGCTGCCCGATCGTCGAGGCGCGTGAGGAGGCCATGTTCGCCCTGCTCGACGCCGCCGCGCTGGACGACCTCTCCGGCTTCTACAACGGCAGCGAGCGCTACCCGGACCAGTCCTGCACGCTGCTGATCCAGCTCGACCGTCTCGACCGCGGCCCGGCGCTGAGCTGGCAGGGCCCGGGCATCGACGGCAGCCGCCTGGTCGGCCTGCCACTGAAGCCAGCGTTCTGGCAGCAGCGCGCCGCACGCAACGACTTCCCGCGTGGGCTCGATGCGCTGTTCTGCGCCGACGGCGAAGTGCTCGGCCTGCCGCGCAGCACGCGGATCGGCGATTCGCTGCAGGAGGTGGCCTGA
- the phnF gene encoding phosphonate metabolism transcriptional regulator PhnF, which translates to MQLSRQPSEPLYLELAQVLRGELRHYRIGDFLPGEMQLARRFAVNRHTLRRAVDELINEGRLLRRQGKGTQVLQRPLVYPLQADSAYSESLAALGLRTEARLLERRQLSASAEEARHLQLAEGAALIELSTLRLLDGEPVSLIRHRYCASHAERLADYQGGSLRRYLGERGLPLTRRFSLIGARLADRDEAAQLLMPLRMPLLSVFTLSCDATGRPVEIALSASRSDRFQYQVAT; encoded by the coding sequence ATGCAGTTGTCTAGACAACCCAGCGAACCGCTCTACCTCGAACTGGCCCAGGTGCTGCGCGGCGAGCTGCGCCACTACCGCATCGGCGACTTTCTCCCCGGCGAGATGCAGCTGGCGCGGCGCTTCGCGGTCAACCGCCACACCCTGCGCCGCGCCGTCGACGAGCTGATCAACGAAGGCCGTCTGTTGCGCCGCCAGGGCAAGGGCACCCAGGTGTTGCAGCGCCCGCTGGTCTATCCGCTGCAGGCCGACAGCGCCTACAGCGAATCGCTGGCCGCCCTCGGCTTGCGTACCGAGGCGCGCCTGCTCGAGCGCCGTCAGCTCAGCGCCAGCGCCGAGGAGGCACGCCACCTGCAACTGGCCGAAGGCGCCGCGCTCATCGAGCTGAGCACCCTGCGCCTGCTCGACGGCGAGCCGGTCAGCCTGATCCGCCACCGCTACTGCGCCAGCCACGCCGAACGGCTCGCCGACTACCAGGGCGGCTCGCTGCGCCGCTACCTCGGCGAACGCGGCCTGCCGCTGACGCGCCGTTTCAGCCTGATCGGCGCGCGTCTGGCCGATCGCGACGAGGCCGCACAGTTGCTGATGCCCCTGCGCATGCCACTGCTGTCGGTATTCACCCTGTCCTGCGATGCCACCGGGCGACCGGTGGAGATCGCCCTTTCGGCCAGCCGTTCCGACCGTTTCCAGTACCAGGTCGCCACCTGA
- a CDS encoding carbon-phosphorus lyase complex subunit PhnI, whose protein sequence is MYVAVKGGEQAIDNAHALLAKKRRGDTGIAELGVEQIRQQLPLAVARVMSEGSLYDEELAALAIKQAAGDLVEAIFLLRAYRTTLPRFAESLPVDTGAMQLSRRISATFKDVPGGQLLGPTFDYTHRLLDFALLAEGQHPGPPVDENTTLSNCPRVLGLLGEEGLMTPELDRGEPVPDLTREPLELPCSRAERLQALARGDEGFLLALGYSTQRGYGRNHPFAGEIRIGTTEVWIEPQELGFPVCLGEIELTECEMVNQFVGESAAQAQFTRGYGLAFGYAERKAMGMALVDRALRAGEYGEEVQGPAQQEEFVLMHCDNVEAAGFVSHLKLPHYVDFQSELELIRKLRQPQAEQTEADAETPAKEKRA, encoded by the coding sequence ATGTACGTCGCGGTCAAGGGTGGCGAACAGGCCATCGACAACGCCCACGCGCTGCTGGCGAAGAAGCGCCGCGGCGACACCGGCATCGCCGAACTCGGCGTCGAGCAGATTCGCCAGCAGCTACCACTCGCCGTGGCGCGGGTGATGAGCGAGGGTTCGCTGTATGACGAAGAACTCGCCGCGCTGGCGATCAAGCAGGCCGCCGGCGATCTGGTCGAGGCGATCTTCCTCTTGCGCGCCTACCGCACCACGCTGCCGCGCTTCGCCGAAAGCCTGCCGGTGGACACCGGCGCCATGCAGCTCAGCCGGCGCATCTCGGCGACCTTCAAGGACGTGCCCGGCGGCCAGCTGCTCGGCCCGACCTTCGACTACACCCACCGCCTGCTCGATTTCGCCCTGCTCGCCGAAGGCCAACACCCCGGCCCGCCGGTGGATGAAAACACCACGCTGAGCAATTGCCCGCGGGTACTCGGCCTGCTCGGCGAGGAAGGCCTGATGACCCCGGAACTCGACCGCGGCGAGCCGGTGCCGGACCTCACCCGCGAGCCGCTGGAGCTGCCCTGCAGCCGCGCCGAACGCCTGCAGGCGCTGGCCCGCGGCGACGAGGGCTTTCTGCTGGCGCTGGGTTATTCGACCCAGCGTGGCTACGGCCGCAACCACCCGTTCGCCGGCGAGATTCGCATCGGCACCACCGAGGTCTGGATCGAGCCGCAGGAGCTGGGCTTCCCGGTCTGCCTCGGCGAGATCGAGCTGACCGAGTGCGAGATGGTCAACCAGTTCGTCGGCGAGAGTGCCGCGCAGGCGCAGTTCACCCGCGGCTACGGCCTGGCCTTCGGCTATGCCGAGCGCAAGGCGATGGGTATGGCGCTGGTCGACCGCGCGCTGCGTGCCGGCGAGTACGGCGAGGAGGTGCAGGGCCCGGCGCAGCAGGAGGAGTTCGTCCTGATGCACTGCGACAACGTCGAGGCCGCCGGTTTCGTCTCGCACCTGAAGTTGCCGCACTACGTCGACTTCCAGTCCGAGCTGGAGCTGATCCGCAAGCTGCGCCAGCCGCAGGCCGAGCAGACCGAAGCCGACGCCGAGACGCCTGCGAAGGAGAAACGCGCATGA
- the phnG gene encoding phosphonate C-P lyase system protein PhnG — translation MHTREQSPRQRWMAVLARASAADLVPFESDLRDCAYQLIRPAEIGMTLVRGRMGGTGAPFNLGEMSVTRCVVRLADGSTGYSYRAGRDKRQAELAALADAHLQGPQQSRWLNELIEPLATAQARRAAQKAAETATTRVEFFTLLRGED, via the coding sequence ATGCACACCCGCGAACAATCCCCCCGCCAGCGCTGGATGGCCGTGCTGGCCCGCGCCAGCGCCGCCGACCTGGTGCCTTTCGAGAGTGACCTGCGCGACTGCGCCTACCAGCTGATCCGCCCCGCGGAAATCGGCATGACCCTGGTTCGCGGGCGCATGGGCGGCACCGGTGCGCCGTTCAACCTCGGCGAGATGAGCGTCACCCGCTGCGTGGTGCGCCTGGCCGACGGCAGCACCGGCTACAGCTACCGCGCCGGCCGCGACAAGCGCCAGGCCGAGCTCGCCGCCCTCGCCGACGCCCACCTGCAGGGCCCACAGCAGAGCCGCTGGCTCAATGAACTGATCGAACCGCTGGCCACCGCGCAGGCCCGACGCGCCGCGCAAAAGGCCGCCGAAACCGCCACTACCCGCGTGGAGTTCTTCACGCTGCTGCGAGGAGAAGACTGA
- a CDS encoding alpha-D-ribose 1-methylphosphonate 5-phosphate C-P-lyase PhnJ, with amino-acid sequence MNAQAIPAREAGYNFAYLDEQTKRMIRRALLKAVAIPGYQVPFGGREMPLPYGWGTGGMQLTAAILGADDVLKVIDQGADDTTNAVSIRRFFARTAGVATTERTPEATVIQTRHRIPETPLAAGQIMVYQVPIPEPLRFIEPSETETRTMHALGDYGVMHVKLYEDIATFGHIATSYAYPVTVDGRYVMDPSPIPKFDNPKLDRSPALMLFGAGREKRLYAVPPYTRVVSLDFEDHPFQIQQWEQCCAICGSGDSYLDELIVDDAGSKQFVCSDTDYCAQRAQPQESRP; translated from the coding sequence ATGAATGCACAGGCCATTCCCGCCCGCGAGGCGGGCTACAACTTCGCCTACCTCGACGAGCAGACCAAGCGCATGATCCGCCGCGCACTGCTCAAGGCGGTCGCCATTCCCGGCTATCAGGTGCCCTTCGGCGGCCGCGAGATGCCGCTGCCCTACGGCTGGGGCACCGGCGGCATGCAGCTGACCGCGGCCATTCTCGGCGCCGACGACGTGCTCAAGGTGATCGACCAGGGCGCCGACGACACCACCAATGCGGTGTCGATCCGCCGCTTCTTCGCCCGCACCGCCGGGGTCGCCACAACCGAACGCACCCCGGAAGCGACGGTAATCCAGACGCGCCACCGCATCCCGGAAACCCCGCTCGCCGCCGGGCAGATCATGGTCTATCAGGTGCCGATTCCCGAGCCGCTGCGCTTCATCGAGCCGTCGGAAACCGAGACGCGCACCATGCACGCGCTGGGCGACTACGGCGTGATGCACGTGAAACTCTACGAGGACATCGCCACCTTCGGCCACATCGCCACCAGCTACGCCTACCCGGTGACGGTGGACGGGCGCTACGTGATGGACCCGTCGCCGATTCCCAAATTCGACAACCCCAAGCTGGACCGCAGCCCGGCACTGATGCTGTTCGGCGCCGGCCGCGAGAAGCGCCTCTACGCCGTGCCGCCGTACACCCGCGTGGTCAGTCTGGATTTCGAGGATCACCCCTTCCAGATCCAGCAGTGGGAGCAGTGCTGCGCCATCTGTGGCAGCGGCGATTCCTACCTCGACGAGCTGATCGTCGACGACGCCGGCAGCAAGCAGTTCGTCTGCTCGGATACCGACTATTGCGCGCAGCGCGCCCAGCCCCA